A stretch of Mycobacteriales bacterium DNA encodes these proteins:
- a CDS encoding MurR/RpiR family transcriptional regulator — protein sequence MDSERELTAGPDRAVVRIRALLPSLAPAERRVGQVVLDDAAAAALTIGELAGRAGTSQTTVVRFCRQLGFSGYPQLRIALATEAGWLQGGDPARVVGSDIGPDDDLASVVEKIAFADARAVEETAAQLDVTVLGQVVDAIVGASRIDIYGVGASGFVAADFQQKLHRIGRVAFAWSDVHIALTSAAVLRAGDVAIGISHTGSTQETIDALAEAGRRGAVTVGLTNAPRSPLARLADLTLTTAARETTYRSGATASRLAQLTVVDCVFVGVAQQTLAATQAALDATREAVSVRRDRRRR from the coding sequence ATGGACTCCGAGCGCGAACTGACCGCCGGTCCAGACCGGGCGGTCGTGCGGATACGGGCACTGCTGCCGTCCCTGGCGCCCGCCGAGCGCCGGGTCGGGCAGGTCGTGCTCGATGACGCCGCGGCCGCGGCACTCACGATCGGTGAGCTCGCCGGCCGCGCCGGTACGTCGCAGACCACGGTCGTGCGCTTCTGCCGGCAGCTCGGTTTCTCCGGCTACCCGCAGCTGCGGATCGCCCTGGCCACCGAGGCCGGCTGGCTACAGGGCGGCGATCCGGCCCGGGTGGTCGGCAGCGACATCGGGCCGGACGACGACCTCGCCAGCGTCGTCGAGAAGATCGCCTTCGCCGATGCACGGGCCGTCGAGGAGACCGCCGCACAACTCGACGTGACGGTGCTCGGTCAAGTCGTCGACGCGATCGTCGGGGCGTCGCGGATCGACATCTACGGCGTGGGCGCGAGCGGCTTCGTCGCGGCCGACTTCCAGCAGAAGCTGCACCGGATCGGTCGGGTCGCCTTCGCCTGGTCCGACGTACACATCGCCCTCACCAGCGCGGCCGTGCTGCGTGCGGGCGACGTCGCGATCGGCATCTCGCACACCGGCTCGACCCAGGAGACCATCGACGCGCTGGCCGAAGCGGGCCGGCGCGGTGCGGTGACCGTGGGGCTGACCAACGCGCCCCGCTCGCCGCTCGCCCGGCTCGCCGACCTGACCCTGACCACCGCGGCCCGGGAGACGACCTACCGGTCCGGTGCCACGGCGAGCCGGCTGGCGCAGCTCACGGTGGTCGATTGTGTCTTCGTCGGGGTGGCGCAGCAGACGCTCGCCGCCACCCAGGCCGCGCTCGACGCGACCCGGGAGGCGGTGTCGGTACGCCGGGACCGGCGCCGGCGGTGA
- a CDS encoding serine hydrolase — MPLRRPGMLVPVVFVLAAVLPLAASPAGAAMFDRPARTLRPGTPQQADLLPQYADKISDDAAAGLAPGTGVDGHPLYPGEVVLAARHGVIAAESAGGYNLRYADQAGTELPRDQWIPTRTDTIYDLASLSKLFTSIVAMQQVQAGRLDLDRTVASYLPAFAEGGKGDITVRQLMTHTSGLPPDPSPALWTYPTYDERIAAIYASKPTAAPGTTYIYSDLNMLTLQLLVEHLTGKPLDVAVRDGITAPLGMHDTMYDPPASLKPRIAAEEYELTPDRGLVWGQVHDENAWALNGVAGHAGVFSTAHDLAILCQTILNGGAYGHTRILSAQSVTAMMTNLNQAFPGDDHGLGFELYQHWYMGALATPYTAGHTGFTGTSLVIDPTTDSFVILLTNHVHPNRNWGSTNGPRRAVADDVARAIAVHPARGRDAWYAGMADDSTATLTAPVTLPAGRPATVNFDLWYDTEPASDFLHLEGSADGGATWSPVPFALHGRGLDTTTDGSVSGYDGHQWLRASADLADWSGPVQLRWRYTTDPLYHGRGVYVDDVRVAADGRTVFDGEKDTAAFQAVGWTPSAN; from the coding sequence ATGCCCTTGCGCCGACCGGGAATGCTGGTACCCGTGGTGTTCGTCCTCGCAGCCGTGCTGCCGCTCGCTGCCTCGCCGGCCGGCGCGGCGATGTTCGACCGCCCGGCCCGCACCCTGCGCCCCGGAACGCCGCAGCAGGCCGACCTGCTTCCGCAGTACGCCGACAAGATCAGCGACGACGCCGCGGCCGGTCTCGCCCCGGGCACCGGCGTCGACGGGCATCCGCTCTACCCGGGCGAGGTGGTGCTCGCCGCCCGGCACGGGGTGATCGCCGCGGAGTCGGCCGGCGGATACAACCTGCGCTACGCCGACCAGGCCGGCACCGAGCTGCCCCGCGACCAATGGATCCCCACCCGCACCGACACCATCTACGACCTGGCGTCGCTGTCCAAGCTGTTCACCTCGATCGTCGCGATGCAGCAGGTGCAGGCGGGCCGACTCGACCTCGACCGCACCGTGGCGTCCTACCTGCCGGCGTTCGCCGAGGGTGGCAAGGGCGACATCACGGTCCGCCAGCTCATGACCCACACCTCCGGCCTGCCACCGGACCCGAGCCCCGCCCTGTGGACCTATCCGACGTACGACGAGCGGATCGCCGCCATCTACGCGAGCAAGCCCACCGCGGCGCCGGGGACGACGTACATCTACTCCGACCTCAACATGCTGACGTTGCAGTTGCTGGTCGAGCACCTGACGGGCAAGCCGCTCGACGTGGCGGTGCGCGACGGCATCACGGCGCCGCTCGGGATGCACGACACGATGTACGACCCGCCGGCGTCGCTGAAGCCGCGGATCGCCGCGGAGGAGTACGAGCTCACCCCGGACCGCGGGCTGGTGTGGGGTCAGGTGCACGACGAGAACGCGTGGGCACTGAACGGCGTCGCCGGCCACGCCGGTGTCTTCTCCACCGCGCACGACCTGGCGATCCTGTGCCAGACGATCCTCAACGGCGGCGCCTACGGGCACACCCGGATCCTGTCCGCGCAGTCGGTCACGGCCATGATGACCAACCTCAACCAGGCCTTCCCGGGTGACGACCACGGCCTGGGCTTCGAGCTTTACCAGCACTGGTACATGGGCGCACTCGCGACGCCCTACACCGCCGGGCACACCGGGTTCACCGGCACCTCACTGGTGATCGACCCGACCACCGACTCCTTCGTCATCCTGCTCACCAACCACGTGCACCCCAACCGCAACTGGGGATCCACCAACGGGCCGCGCCGCGCGGTCGCCGATGACGTCGCCCGGGCGATCGCGGTGCATCCGGCCCGCGGCCGCGACGCGTGGTACGCCGGGATGGCCGACGACTCGACGGCCACCCTCACCGCGCCGGTCACCCTGCCCGCCGGCCGGCCGGCGACCGTGAACTTCGACCTCTGGTACGACACCGAGCCGGCGTCGGACTTCCTCCATCTGGAGGGCTCGGCCGACGGCGGAGCCACGTGGTCGCCGGTCCCCTTCGCGCTGCACGGGCGTGGTCTCGACACCACGACGGACGGCTCGGTCTCCGGCTACGACGGGCACCAGTGGCTGCGCGCGTCGGCTGATCTCGCCGACTGGTCCGGCCCGGTGCAGCTGCGCTGGCGCTACACGACCGATCCGCTCTACCACGGCCGCGGCGTCTACGTCGACGACGTCCGGGTCGCGGCGGACGGCAGGACGGTGTTCGACGGCGAGAAGGACACGGCGGCGTTCCAGGCGGTCGGATGGACTCCGAGCGCGAACTGA
- a CDS encoding DUF1343 domain-containing protein: MRRRQFLSASAAAAATVAVGSRAADAATPPTVASAGRPGVVRTGFAVLAAGRYRPLAGRKVGIIANPTSITTDLQHEVDVMHGSSDVDLIAVFGPEHGFRGTAQAGGSQGFYTDEKTGLPVYDLYAKTVDEMADAFTKAGVDTVLFDIQDVSARFYTYIWTMYSAMKAAATLGTRFVVLDRPNPLGGARATGPVLHPHWSTGVGLEPIAQQHAMTVGELAGLFAAEFIPAETGGSRVDLTVVAMQGWRRGMDYDATGLPWVMPSPNMPTVDTAFVYPGLGMFEGTNLSEGRGTTRPFELIGAPYADYHWAEALTVARLPGVEWREAYFAPTFSKFVNETCAGVQAFVTDRTAFDAIRTAAAMIVTAKRLYPADFAWRYDTGDALDPYWIDKLSGSDYLRTAIDAGKDTDAVVAGWQGELRAFSAMRQKYLIYGGH, translated from the coding sequence ATGAGACGCCGCCAGTTCCTGTCCGCCTCCGCCGCTGCGGCGGCCACCGTCGCGGTCGGCTCCCGCGCCGCCGACGCCGCTACGCCGCCGACCGTGGCCTCGGCGGGCCGCCCCGGTGTGGTCCGCACCGGGTTCGCCGTCCTGGCCGCCGGGCGCTACCGCCCGCTGGCTGGTCGGAAGGTCGGGATCATCGCCAACCCGACCAGCATCACTACCGACCTGCAGCACGAGGTCGATGTGATGCACGGGTCGTCCGACGTCGACCTGATCGCCGTCTTCGGTCCCGAGCACGGCTTCCGCGGAACCGCGCAGGCCGGCGGCTCGCAGGGCTTCTACACCGACGAGAAGACCGGCCTGCCGGTCTACGACCTCTACGCGAAGACCGTCGACGAGATGGCCGACGCCTTCACGAAGGCGGGCGTCGACACGGTGCTCTTCGACATCCAGGACGTCAGCGCCCGCTTCTATACCTACATCTGGACCATGTACTCGGCGATGAAGGCGGCCGCCACGCTCGGCACCCGTTTCGTCGTCCTCGACCGGCCGAATCCGCTCGGCGGTGCCCGGGCCACCGGGCCGGTGCTGCATCCGCATTGGTCGACCGGCGTCGGGCTCGAGCCGATCGCCCAGCAGCATGCGATGACGGTCGGCGAGCTGGCCGGGCTCTTCGCGGCCGAGTTCATCCCGGCCGAGACCGGCGGTTCGCGGGTCGACCTGACCGTCGTCGCGATGCAGGGCTGGCGACGCGGGATGGATTACGACGCCACCGGCCTGCCGTGGGTGATGCCCTCACCCAACATGCCGACCGTCGACACCGCGTTCGTCTATCCCGGGCTCGGGATGTTCGAGGGCACCAACCTCTCCGAGGGCCGCGGCACGACCCGCCCGTTCGAGCTGATCGGGGCGCCGTACGCCGACTATCACTGGGCCGAGGCACTCACCGTGGCCCGGCTTCCCGGCGTGGAGTGGCGCGAGGCCTACTTCGCCCCGACCTTCTCCAAGTTCGTCAACGAGACCTGCGCCGGCGTACAGGCCTTCGTCACCGACCGGACGGCGTTCGACGCGATCCGGACGGCGGCGGCGATGATCGTCACCGCCAAGCGGTTGTACCCCGCCGACTTCGCCTGGCGCTACGACACCGGCGACGCGCTAGACCCCTACTGGATCGACAAGCTGTCCGGGTCGGACTACCTGCGTACGGCGATCGACGCGGGCAAGGACACCGACGCGGTGGTCGCCGGCTGGCAGGGCGAGCTCCGGGCCTTCTCGGCGATGCGGCAGAAGTACCTCATCTACGGAGGCCACTGA
- the larB gene encoding nickel pincer cofactor biosynthesis protein LarB, with the protein MPGETPPPDPAGETGFADLGFARLDTDRLSRTGDPEVVYGAGKTPAQTLDLIAALRQAHPDRPALVTRADEEMQEVIASHYADAVIVDPQARAVAVGALPPTRGTVCVVTAGTSDLPVAAEAAFTARAFGAGVTRVTDVGVAGIHRLLASRDALESADALVVVAGMDGALPSVVGGLTGVPLIAVPTSVGYGASFGGVAALLTMLNSCAPGVVVTNIDNGFGAGVFASRVARRSARPPAPETP; encoded by the coding sequence GTGCCCGGCGAGACCCCTCCCCCAGACCCGGCCGGCGAGACCGGTTTCGCCGACCTCGGGTTCGCCCGCCTCGACACCGACCGGCTGTCCCGCACCGGCGACCCCGAGGTGGTCTACGGCGCCGGGAAGACCCCGGCGCAGACGCTCGATCTGATCGCCGCCCTGCGTCAGGCGCATCCCGACCGCCCGGCGCTGGTCACCCGGGCCGACGAAGAGATGCAGGAGGTCATCGCCAGTCATTACGCCGACGCCGTGATCGTCGACCCGCAGGCCCGGGCCGTCGCCGTCGGCGCGCTGCCGCCGACCCGCGGGACCGTCTGCGTGGTGACCGCCGGCACCTCTGATCTCCCGGTGGCCGCGGAGGCGGCGTTCACGGCACGGGCGTTCGGCGCCGGTGTCACCCGCGTGACCGACGTCGGGGTGGCCGGGATCCATCGGCTGCTCGCCTCCCGCGACGCGCTGGAGAGTGCCGACGCGCTCGTCGTCGTGGCGGGCATGGACGGCGCCCTGCCGAGCGTCGTCGGCGGACTCACCGGAGTGCCGCTGATCGCCGTACCGACCAGCGTCGGGTACGGCGCATCGTTCGGCGGCGTGGCCGCCCTGCTCACGATGCTGAACTCCTGCGCGCCCGGGGTCGTCGTCACCAACATCGACAACGGCTTCGGCGCGGGGGTTTTCGCGTCGCGCGTCGCCCGCCGCAGCGCCCGCCCGCCGGCGCCGGAGACGCCGTGA
- the larC gene encoding nickel pincer cofactor biosynthesis protein LarC, with the protein MIGWLDCVAGASGDMFLGALVDAGAPVEAIRSAIAALAVEPIELELSTVTRHGLGATKVDVVAPHTVVTRTWANIREQLSAAQLPDRVRATALEAFERLARAEADVHRTSPEQVHFHEVGGLDAIADVVGAAAGLAALDIDHLAASTVTLGSGMTRGEHGMVPVPGPAVLALLRDAGAPVWSGPAPYEMCTPTGAALLATTVSSWGPMPPMRISSVGMGAGGRDLDELPNLLRLVIGVPADERSADQAESAVVLETNVDDLDPRLWPAVLEELLAAGASDAWLTPILMKKGRPAHTLHVLCPPPRADRMREIVFTHTSTIGLRSHVVDKVALRREQFSVQVHGQPVGVKAARHDGRVVNVSVEYDDVRRAAEATGLPVAEVLREATALAHDTVRSHHPLP; encoded by the coding sequence GTGATCGGCTGGCTCGACTGCGTCGCCGGCGCCAGCGGCGACATGTTCCTCGGCGCGCTGGTCGACGCGGGCGCACCGGTGGAGGCGATCCGCTCGGCCATCGCGGCGCTGGCCGTCGAGCCGATCGAGCTCGAACTGTCCACCGTCACGCGGCACGGACTCGGTGCCACCAAGGTCGACGTCGTCGCACCGCACACCGTGGTGACCCGCACCTGGGCCAACATCCGGGAGCAACTGTCGGCCGCGCAACTCCCGGACCGGGTCCGGGCCACGGCGCTGGAGGCGTTCGAGCGGCTGGCCCGCGCCGAAGCCGACGTGCACCGCACCAGCCCCGAGCAGGTGCACTTCCACGAGGTCGGCGGGCTGGACGCGATCGCCGACGTCGTCGGAGCCGCCGCCGGGCTCGCCGCGCTCGACATCGACCACCTCGCCGCGAGCACGGTGACCCTCGGCTCGGGCATGACCCGCGGCGAGCACGGCATGGTCCCGGTGCCCGGCCCGGCCGTGCTGGCGCTGCTGCGCGACGCCGGGGCGCCGGTATGGTCCGGGCCGGCGCCGTACGAGATGTGTACGCCGACCGGTGCCGCGCTGCTCGCCACGACCGTGTCGTCGTGGGGACCGATGCCGCCGATGCGGATCAGCTCGGTCGGGATGGGCGCGGGCGGTCGCGACCTCGACGAGTTGCCCAACCTGCTGCGCCTCGTCATCGGCGTACCCGCCGACGAGCGGTCGGCGGACCAGGCCGAGTCGGCGGTCGTCCTCGAGACCAACGTCGACGACCTCGACCCGCGGCTGTGGCCGGCCGTCCTCGAGGAGTTGCTCGCCGCGGGCGCCTCCGATGCCTGGCTCACCCCGATCCTGATGAAGAAGGGCCGGCCGGCGCACACCCTGCACGTGCTGTGCCCGCCGCCGCGCGCGGACCGGATGCGCGAGATCGTCTTCACCCATACCTCGACGATCGGGCTGCGCTCCCATGTCGTCGACAAGGTCGCGTTGCGCCGGGAGCAGTTCTCGGTGCAGGTGCACGGCCAGCCCGTGGGCGTGAAGGCGGCCCGGCACGACGGCCGGGTCGTCAACGTCAGCGTCGAGTACGACGACGTACGCCGGGCGGCCGAGGCGACGGGGCTCCCGGTCGCCGAGGTGCTGCGCGAAGCCACCGCCCTCGCGCACGACACCGTCCGGTCCCACCACCCCCTCCCGTGA
- a CDS encoding metallophosphoesterase family protein: protein MVSSVAVLSDIHGVLPALDAVLAEPSVAAAERIVLTGDIAAGPQPVEVLDRLTGLGERVVWVRGNADRELVSLARGGATSIPDPIAPWAAAALRPDQVDLLAGLPYPVTLEVDGFGDVLFCHGSPRDDDEVVLVDTRLERWAEALSTVPPAVSTVVCGHTHMPFVRLAHGRLVVNPGSVGMPYGRSGAHWALLADGAVRLQRSVFDLDAACASVAAASGYDDAAAWADFFIRARGSDVQALETFGPRDGRRTE from the coding sequence GTGGTCTCCTCCGTCGCGGTGCTCTCCGACATCCACGGCGTACTGCCCGCGCTCGACGCGGTGCTCGCCGAGCCGTCGGTCGCCGCGGCCGAGCGCATCGTGCTGACCGGGGACATCGCGGCCGGTCCGCAGCCGGTCGAGGTGCTCGATCGGCTGACCGGGCTGGGTGAGCGGGTGGTGTGGGTACGCGGCAACGCCGACCGCGAGTTGGTCAGCCTGGCCCGCGGTGGCGCCACCTCGATCCCCGACCCGATCGCACCGTGGGCTGCCGCGGCACTGCGCCCCGACCAGGTCGACCTGCTGGCCGGCCTGCCGTACCCGGTGACGCTCGAGGTCGACGGCTTCGGCGACGTGCTCTTCTGCCACGGCAGTCCCCGCGACGACGACGAGGTGGTGCTCGTCGACACCCGCCTCGAACGGTGGGCCGAGGCTCTCTCGACGGTCCCGCCGGCCGTATCGACCGTGGTCTGCGGCCACACCCACATGCCGTTCGTCCGGCTCGCGCACGGCCGACTGGTCGTCAATCCCGGCAGCGTCGGCATGCCTTACGGGAGGTCGGGAGCACACTGGGCGCTGCTCGCCGACGGAGCGGTCCGCCTGCAGCGCAGCGTCTTCGACCTCGACGCCGCATGTGCGTCGGTCGCCGCCGCCTCCGGGTACGACGACGCGGCCGCCTGGGCGGACTTCTTCATCCGCGCCCGCGGGTCCGACGTCCAGGCCCTGGAGACCTTCGGCCCGCGGGACGGTCGCCGTACCGAATAG